Proteins co-encoded in one Erinaceus europaeus chromosome 2, mEriEur2.1, whole genome shotgun sequence genomic window:
- the LOC103108725 gene encoding plasma kallikrein: MYTNCWVTGWGFTKEKGEIQNTLQKTNIPLVANDECQKSYRDYEITKQMICAGYKEGGKDACKGDSGGPLVCKHNRMWNLVGITSWGEGCGRKKQPGVYTKVAEYVDWILEKTQDSEGKSLTNLPA, from the exons ATGTATACCAACTGTTGGGTAACTGGATGGGGCTTCACAAAGGAAAAAG GTGAAATTCAAAACACCCTACAAAAGACAAATATTCCCTTGGTAGCAAATGATGAATGCCAGAAAAGCTACAGAGACTATGAAATAACCAAACAGATGATCTGCGCTGGCTATAAAGAAGGGGGTAAAGATGCTTGTAAG GGAGACTCAGGTGGCCCCTTGGTTTGTAAGCATAATAGAATGTGGAATTTGGTCGGTATCACCAGCTGGGGTGAAGGCTGTGGCCGAAAGAAACAACCAGGTGTCTACACCAAAGTTGCTGAATATGTGGACTGGATTTTAGAGAAAACACAGGACAGTGAAGGAAAATCTTTGACGAACCTACCAGCATGA